A single window of Paenibacillus sp. FSL H8-0537 DNA harbors:
- a CDS encoding RsmE family RNA methyltransferase — MQRYFIAKEQFADDKVRLLGEDAFHAVRVMRMKAGDTFIASDGEQRVVLASVREAASTEVVADIAEELPQNSEPSWLVTIAQSLPKGDKMELVIQKGTEIGAYSFVPFQSERMIVQYDGKKEAKRLERWGKIAKEAAEQSHRCRVPAVEPVRSWRELVKSIASYDLVLFCYEREGDAAEGVGIRQALSSWRSNRGNDTSAPSVLLMVGPEGGFTEREADEAEAAGAIIVGLGKRILRTETAGIVGLTCLLYEAGEMGGV, encoded by the coding sequence ATGCAGCGGTATTTTATAGCGAAAGAGCAGTTTGCAGATGATAAGGTCCGCTTGCTTGGCGAGGATGCTTTCCACGCTGTGCGCGTCATGCGGATGAAGGCAGGCGATACGTTTATAGCAAGCGACGGCGAGCAGCGGGTCGTGCTTGCTTCGGTGCGTGAAGCGGCGTCCACTGAAGTTGTGGCGGATATTGCAGAGGAGCTTCCCCAAAATAGCGAGCCGAGCTGGCTCGTTACGATTGCCCAAAGCTTGCCGAAGGGCGACAAGATGGAGCTGGTCATCCAGAAGGGCACCGAAATTGGCGCCTATTCGTTTGTCCCGTTCCAGTCGGAGCGCATGATTGTGCAATATGACGGCAAGAAGGAAGCAAAGCGTCTGGAGCGCTGGGGCAAAATCGCCAAGGAAGCGGCGGAGCAGTCACATCGCTGCCGCGTACCGGCTGTAGAGCCGGTACGAAGCTGGCGCGAGCTGGTCAAATCGATTGCTTCCTATGATTTAGTTTTGTTTTGTTACGAACGAGAAGGCGATGCAGCGGAAGGCGTGGGCATTAGGCAGGCGCTATCTAGCTGGCGCTCTAACAGGGGAAACGATACTTCCGCTCCGAGCGTATTGCTTATGGTGGGGCCGGAGGGCGGCTTTACCGAGCGTGAAGCAGATGAGGCAGAAGCAGCAGGAGCCATTATTGTCGGCCTCGGCAAAAGGATATTGCGGACGGAAACCGCAGGTATCGTCGGATTGACATGCTTGCTGTATGAAGCTGGAGAAATGGGAGGAGTATAA
- a CDS encoding site-2 protease family protein: protein MSMEGWFAYPTAELPFAVLVLIIAFTVHEFAHAYTAYKFGDNTAYDAGRVTLNPRVHLDVLGMILILLAGFGWAKPVPVNQNRFKHPRLMGVIVTAAGPLSNFVLGLLGIILYYISIKSGLYHMGSIGVQDALQVFFSYFISLNFLLFIFNLIPLPPLDGYRIIQNLVPLKVGYKMEQNMQWGIIIFLLLLFIPPLRAVTISPILNFSQELAANFMSLIGGLFI, encoded by the coding sequence ATGAGTATGGAAGGTTGGTTTGCTTATCCGACCGCTGAATTGCCGTTTGCTGTGCTTGTGCTTATTATTGCTTTCACCGTTCACGAGTTTGCGCATGCTTACACGGCGTACAAGTTCGGTGACAATACAGCTTATGATGCCGGCAGGGTAACGCTGAATCCGCGCGTTCATTTGGATGTGCTAGGGATGATTTTAATTTTGCTTGCAGGCTTTGGCTGGGCCAAGCCTGTACCGGTAAACCAAAATCGCTTTAAGCATCCGCGCTTAATGGGCGTTATTGTGACGGCGGCAGGTCCGCTTAGCAACTTTGTGCTCGGACTGCTTGGCATTATTCTTTATTATATCAGCATCAAGTCGGGACTGTACCATATGGGCTCCATTGGCGTACAGGATGCTTTGCAAGTATTTTTCTCTTATTTCATTTCGCTTAACTTTTTGCTGTTTATTTTCAATTTGATTCCATTGCCGCCGCTTGACGGTTACCGGATCATTCAAAATCTCGTACCGCTTAAAGTCGGGTATAAAATGGAGCAGAACATGCAATGGGGCATTATTATTTTCCTGCTGCTGTTGTTCATTCCACCGCTTCGCGCGGTGACCATTAGCCCGATTCTTAATTTTTCGCAGGAATTGGCAGCCAATTTTATGAGCCTGATCGGCGGACTGTTTATTTAA
- the prmA gene encoding 50S ribosomal protein L11 methyltransferase, giving the protein MKWHELTISTTEQAIEMISNFLHERDADGVSIEESGTLNKERDTSLGQWYETPLNDIPEGHAVIKGYFSEGTDIAALKAELVAPIEQLREFGIDPGDYEITSQMVDEEDWATAWKQYFKPLKVSETLTIKPTWEEYEAAPNEKIIELDPGMAFGTGTHPTTSLCLQTLESVIKGGEEIIDVGTGSGILAIGACRLGASRVLALDLDPIAVTSATENVRLNGLEEQVEVKLSDLLGVLGGKGARGAVGSNESTTVSVPVDLVVANILAEIILLFIDEVYQALKPGGLYISSGIYKNKEELVEQGLVKAGFNVEEIRRDEDWVVFVARKPQVTQ; this is encoded by the coding sequence ATGAAATGGCATGAACTTACAATCTCGACGACGGAGCAAGCGATTGAGATGATTTCTAACTTTTTGCATGAACGGGATGCGGACGGGGTTTCCATTGAAGAATCCGGTACGCTGAACAAAGAACGGGACACGTCCCTCGGTCAGTGGTATGAGACACCGCTGAATGATATTCCGGAAGGACATGCGGTTATAAAGGGGTATTTTTCGGAAGGAACAGATATCGCCGCTTTGAAAGCAGAGCTTGTAGCACCGATCGAACAGCTGCGTGAATTCGGCATTGATCCAGGCGATTATGAAATTACTTCGCAAATGGTAGATGAAGAGGACTGGGCAACGGCTTGGAAGCAATATTTTAAGCCGCTTAAAGTATCGGAAACACTGACTATAAAGCCGACGTGGGAAGAGTACGAAGCTGCGCCGAATGAGAAAATTATTGAGCTTGATCCTGGCATGGCTTTTGGGACAGGTACACATCCAACAACCTCCCTCTGCCTGCAGACGCTGGAATCCGTCATTAAGGGCGGCGAGGAAATCATTGATGTTGGTACAGGCTCAGGCATTTTGGCGATTGGGGCTTGCAGATTGGGTGCCAGCCGTGTGCTTGCGCTTGATCTGGATCCAATTGCTGTCACAAGTGCGACGGAAAATGTGCGTCTGAACGGTCTGGAGGAGCAAGTCGAGGTTAAGCTCAGCGATCTGCTTGGCGTATTAGGCGGCAAAGGGGCACGCGGAGCTGTTGGTTCTAATGAGTCCACGACGGTCTCGGTGCCAGTCGATCTGGTCGTTGCAAATATTTTAGCGGAAATTATTTTGCTATTTATTGATGAGGTTTATCAGGCGCTGAAGCCGGGCGGGCTGTATATTTCCTCCGGCATTTATAAAAACAAGGAAGAGCTTGTGGAGCAAGGGCTTGTGAAAGCCGGCTTTAACGTGGAGGAAATACGCCGCGATGAAGACTGGGTTGTATTCGTAGCACGCAAGCCGCAGGTAACCCAATGA